One window of Acropora palmata chromosome 1, jaAcrPala1.3, whole genome shotgun sequence genomic DNA carries:
- the LOC141890752 gene encoding UPF0690 protein C1orf52 homolog, which produces MADISKDECLEQEKDPLSFFSAADSDSSSDSESDEETKKEYRDYDKSNDSGKQNVSPASKLPSPTTLFATVGRPSFLETKEDNYVDWNSLTKNYEPNTYSAPPVQFASVAEIRGSEEYDDDAVISSAPVKYGKEISDIQKHLVIHEKRSVTAALNILNDRGESAPKKQKTENFRQKEKRKRDQGQSSRGKSYVEEEKRILRQDLSAE; this is translated from the exons ATGGCTGACATTTCTAAGGACGAGTGTTTAGAACAGGAAAAAGACCcgttatctttcttttctgcaGCGGATTCTGACTCCAGTTCCGATTCCGAAAGCGATGAAGAGACTAAGAAAGAATATAGAGACTATGACAAATCGAATGATTCAGGGAAACAGAATGTATCACCCGCTTCGAAACTACCATCACCGACTACTTTATTTGCAACTGTTGGGAGGCCGTCATTTTTAGAAACGAAAGAAGACAACTATGTGGACTGGAATTCACTCACAAAAAATTATGAACCGAACACATACTCTGCACCTCCGGTGCAGTTTGCCTCTGTCGCTGAAATCAGAGGTAGTGAAGAATATGACGATGatgctgtcatttcttctGCTCCTGTGAAATATGGCAAGGAAATATCGGACATACAAAAGCATTTGGTCATACACGAAAAGCGATCAGTGACTGCAGCTCTCAACATCTTAAACGACAGAG GTGAAAGTGCCCCTAAGAagcaaaaaactgaaaattttcgaCAAAAGGAGAAACGAAAACGCGATCAAGGGCAGTCCTCACGAGGAAAAAGTTATGTGGAGGAAGAAAAGAGGATTTTGCGACAAGATCTGTCAGCTGAATAA
- the LOC141890743 gene encoding splicing factor C9orf78 homolog produces the protein MPRRNYRKQRDTDEEEDDEQEPISTTETIEERRALQRFRRKHGGVTAAALALGKKLAPEEEVESDPFKLKTGGLVELNSLIQDRNRDREGEDKEKSINLGANFAAETNRRDEDTHMLKYIEDEMAKRKGVQLDKTVQSKPKSKEDLLYQVPENINVKSKIMASEEMLSNQMLSGIPEVDLGIDAKIRNIEATEEAKQKMMEEQRNKKSRGPTAMVPTNMAANFMLHSRFFDEQKNNDAESKRAAAARAKAKEQEQAIKKPTVKANDSSGLATQSQVEPVKNRKRTGDKVEKATDDFYYEKFRKHARDSWRYQ, from the exons ATGCCTCGGAGAAATTATCGAAAACAACGGGATAcagatgaagaagaagatgatGAACAAGAGCCAATCTCAACCACAGAAACGATCGAAGAAAGAAGAGCACTGCAGCGTTTTCGAAGGAAACATGGCGGTGTAACAGCAGCCGCTCTTGCGTTGGGAAAAAAGCTAGCCCCAGAGGAAGAGGTGGAGAGTGATCCGTTTAAACTAAAGACAGGAGGACTTGTGGAACTGAACAGTTTGATTCAGGATAGGAATCGTGATAGGGAAGGAGAAGATAAAGAGAAATCGATCAACTTAGGAGCAAATTTTGCCGCCGAGACAAACCGGCGAGATGAAGACACGCACATGTTAAAGTATATTGAAGACGaaatggcaaaaagaaaaggtgttcAACTTGATAAGACTGTGCAAAGCAA GCCAAAATCAAAAGAGGATTTACTCTACCAGGTTCCAGAAAACATTAATGTCAAATCAAAGATAATGGCTTCAGAAGAGATGCTTTCAAATCAGATGCTATCTGGTATCCCTGAAGTTGATCTTGGCATTGATGCAAAGATAAGAAACATTGAAGCCACAGAAGAAGCTAAACAGAAAATGATGGAGgagcaaagaaacaagaaatcaaGGGGCCCGACTGCAATGGTTCCCACAAACATGGCTGCCAATTTCATGCTTCACAGCAGAT tttttgatgaGCAAAAGAACAATGATGCAGAAAGCAAAAGAGCTGCAGCAGCCAGAGCCAAGGCCAAAGAACAGGAACAAGCCATCAAGAAGCCAACAGTAAAAGCAAATGACTCATCTGGGCTGGCAACTCAATCACAAGTAGAACCTGTCAAGAATAGGAAAAGAACTGGTGATAAAGTTGAAAAGGCAACTGATGACTTCTACTATGAGAAGTTCAGAAAGCATGCAAGGGACTCGTGGAGATATCAGTAG
- the LOC141890719 gene encoding queuine tRNA-ribosyltransferase catalytic subunit 1-like, protein MAANESRTPCALNYKVLAECSSSKARTSILSLPHYEVETPVFMPVGTQGTMKGLTSQQLTELDCQIILGNTYHLGMRPGTVILERAGGLHGFMNWKRALLTDSGGFQMVSLLKLAEITEEGVKFQSPHDGQEMLLTPEKSTEIQNSIGADIIMQLDDVVSSTTKGPRVEEAMYRSIRWLDRCIMAHKRPTEQNLFAIIQGGLDPELRKTCVREMVKRNTPGIAIGGLSGGEDKSLFWRIVTLCTDLLPKTKPRYVMGVGYAVDLVVCCALGADMFDCVYPTRTARFGTALVPWGQLHLKHKQYATDLEPIDRECACWTCKHHSRAYINSLLGREEVSCHLLTIHNIYYQMQLMRDIRENIKKDKFPEFVCSFMNRMYPDRTFPDWVVEALASVNIFLCETQYSNGKENILSELNQKAI, encoded by the exons ATGGCAGCGAACGAAAGCAGAACTCCGTGTGCTTTGAATTATAAAGTCTTAGCAGAGTGCTCATCGAGCAAAGCTCGAACTTCGATACTTAGTTTACCACATTATGAAGTAGAAACTCCGGTTTTCATGCCAGTTGGAACTCAGGGTACGATGAAAGGGCTCACTTCGCAACAACTGACTGAATTAGACTGTCAAATTATTCTGGGAAATACTTACCATCTCGGGATGAGACCG GGAACAGTAATTCTTGAAAGAGCAGGAGGACTTCATGGGTTTATGAACTGGAAAAGAGCCCTGTTAACA GACAGTGGTGGATTTCAGATGGTGTCTTTATTAAAATTGGCTGAAATTACAGAAGAAGGTGTCAAATTCCAGTCTCCTCACGATGGTCAAGAAATGCTGCTAACACCCGAGAAATCAACAGAGATTCAGAATTCTATTGGAGCAGATATCATTATGCAACTGGATGATGTAGTCAGCAGTACTACTAAAG GACCAAGAGTTGAAGAAGCTATGTATCGATCAATTCGCTGGCTTGATAGATGTATCATGGCTCACAAGAGACCAACTGAACAGAATTTATTTGCTATCATTCAGGGTGGATTGGATCCAGAGCTGCGTAAAACTTGTGTCAGAG AGATGGTGAAGCGGAATACTCCTGGCATTGCTATTGGTGGACTCAGTGGCGGTGAAGACAAGTCATTGTTCTGGAGAATCGTCACTCTTTGCACAGATCTTTTACCAAAAACAAAGCCAAGATATGTAATGGGAGTTGG TTATGCCGTAGACCTTGTTGTGTGCTGTGCATTAGGAGCAGACATGTTTGATTGTGTTTATCCTACCAGGACCGCT AGATTTGGCACAGCCTTGGTACCATGGGGACAGCTTCACTTAAAACACAAACAGTATGCAACAGATCTTGAGCCTATTGACAGAGAATGTGCATGTTGGACATGTAAGCATCATAGTAGAGCTTATATCAACAGTCTGTTGGGCAGGGAAGAGGTCTCTTGTCACCTGTTGACAATCCATAATATTTATTACCAG ATGCAGCTTATGCGAGACATAAGAGAAAATATCAAGAAAGACAAATTTCCTGAATTTGTTTGTAGTTTTATGAACAGAATGTATCCAGACAGGACATTTCCAGACTGGGTGGTTGAAGCTTTAGCATCTGTGAACATTTTCTTGTGTGAAACTCAATATTccaatggaaaagaaaatatcctCTCAGAACTGAACCAGAAGGCAATCTGA